The Gammaproteobacteria bacterium genome contains a region encoding:
- a CDS encoding molybdopterin-dependent oxidoreductase, with the protein MRFSIILWAMVQALRFTRLRYAEFRDRLKERNVIAQFKLQNNSAGRWVQIENGRIRSGTGIHENPDFAVVFKNRAIAEEFLTPPFDQLVRVDAAKNFKLTVEGSDEASVWFMITLNRMQSIRWKIGTDMGNGVTRYTNGTNGGPIFVYVKEGKIIRITPVDFDKDDAPSWTIKARGKEFTPPRRTTLAAHGLCQKSMVYSKNRILHPMKRVDFDVDGERNIQNRGKSEFVRISWDEALDIVVKEIKRSKAHGPGAVLVTHGSHHQWGNLGHYLSAFNRFWNLIGCSKLHNNPDSWEGWYWGAMHHWGNSLRLGTPEFYGTVEDCLKEAELMVFWSSDPDASYGYEGTVRREWARELGIPMVHIDPFLNHTAAHLGGKWISPKPGTDSALAQALCYVWITEDLYDKEFVEKRTTGFDDWKAYILGESDGTAKTPEWQEAETRVPAREVRALARQWGSKKTYLGAGGWGCGLGGAGRGPMGVQWARMMTILGAMQGFGRAGVNFGNLQFGAPLDFSFYFPGYAEGSMSGELTYSANAANNYQRMPHVVTMNSSRQNIPKIRLPEAIMEGSAMGFLTDVSSVRGQFLRYGYPAPGHAKIQMMYKYGSPNFGTMVDSNRWVQMYQSENLPFVVNQSIWWEGETPYSDVILPACTVFERWDIGEYYNVGAGYVHHMFSMVNHRVVSLQHKCIEPLGESKSDYDIFLAVIERLGLGAMYSEGGNTELDWCKRVFDSSDVAKHTTWKEFLKKGYFVVPADPEDARAPTANRWYYEGRKKDTPEPYPLPADYVGDFGEGLQTTSGKFEFLPETLNQIDDPARPPLNKYQKSYENAEAEPALADFPLQLLTPHTRYPFHIMGDDEGCTLQDIREHRVTVNGHSYLVARVNREDAEERGVQDDDLIRLWNLRGSVVCAAQVTDRLRPGVVSACTGSAQYRPVGEPGNSTDLGGCVNMLNPKKTITEQASGMAPNTSLIQFEKWTGVDTWQRSEAA; encoded by the coding sequence ATGCGATTTTCGATCATTCTCTGGGCCATGGTGCAGGCATTGCGGTTCACCAGGCTCCGCTACGCCGAGTTCAGGGACCGCCTGAAGGAAAGAAACGTCATTGCGCAGTTCAAGCTGCAGAACAATTCCGCCGGCCGCTGGGTGCAGATCGAAAACGGCAGGATCCGCTCGGGGACGGGCATTCACGAGAACCCCGACTTCGCCGTGGTCTTCAAGAACCGGGCGATCGCCGAGGAATTCCTGACGCCTCCATTCGACCAGCTCGTGCGCGTGGACGCGGCCAAGAACTTCAAGCTGACCGTGGAAGGATCGGACGAGGCGTCGGTGTGGTTCATGATCACGCTGAACCGCATGCAGTCGATCCGCTGGAAGATCGGCACCGACATGGGCAACGGCGTGACCCGCTACACCAACGGCACCAACGGCGGTCCGATCTTCGTCTATGTCAAGGAAGGCAAGATCATCCGCATCACCCCGGTGGATTTCGACAAGGACGACGCGCCCTCATGGACCATCAAGGCCCGGGGCAAGGAATTCACGCCGCCGCGGCGCACCACGCTGGCCGCGCACGGCCTGTGCCAGAAATCCATGGTCTATTCGAAGAACCGCATCCTCCATCCGATGAAGCGGGTGGACTTCGACGTCGACGGCGAGCGCAACATCCAGAACCGCGGCAAGTCGGAATTCGTGCGCATCAGTTGGGACGAGGCGCTGGACATCGTGGTCAAGGAAATCAAGCGCTCCAAGGCGCATGGCCCGGGCGCGGTGCTGGTCACGCACGGCTCGCACCACCAGTGGGGCAACCTGGGGCATTACCTGAGCGCCTTCAACCGCTTCTGGAACCTGATCGGCTGCTCCAAACTGCACAACAATCCCGATAGCTGGGAGGGCTGGTACTGGGGCGCCATGCACCACTGGGGCAACAGCCTGCGGCTGGGCACCCCGGAGTTCTACGGCACCGTGGAGGACTGCCTCAAGGAAGCCGAGCTGATGGTGTTCTGGTCGAGCGACCCGGACGCCAGCTACGGCTACGAGGGCACGGTCCGGCGCGAGTGGGCCAGGGAGCTGGGCATCCCCATGGTCCATATCGACCCGTTTTTGAACCACACGGCCGCGCACCTGGGCGGCAAGTGGATCTCGCCCAAGCCGGGCACCGATTCGGCGCTGGCCCAGGCGCTCTGCTACGTCTGGATCACCGAGGACCTCTACGACAAGGAGTTCGTCGAGAAGCGCACCACCGGCTTCGACGATTGGAAGGCCTACATCCTCGGGGAGTCCGACGGCACGGCGAAGACCCCCGAATGGCAGGAGGCGGAGACCCGGGTGCCGGCGCGCGAAGTCCGGGCGCTGGCCCGCCAATGGGGCAGCAAGAAGACCTATCTGGGCGCCGGCGGCTGGGGTTGCGGCCTGGGCGGCGCAGGGCGCGGCCCCATGGGCGTCCAGTGGGCGCGGATGATGACCATCCTGGGCGCGATGCAGGGCTTCGGCCGGGCAGGCGTGAACTTCGGCAATCTGCAGTTCGGGGCCCCGCTGGACTTCTCCTTCTACTTCCCCGGCTATGCCGAAGGCAGCATGTCGGGCGAACTGACCTACAGCGCCAATGCGGCCAACAACTACCAGCGCATGCCGCATGTCGTGACGATGAACTCGTCGCGCCAGAACATCCCCAAGATCCGGCTGCCCGAGGCGATCATGGAGGGCAGCGCGATGGGTTTCCTCACCGACGTTTCCTCGGTGCGCGGCCAGTTCCTGCGCTACGGCTATCCGGCGCCCGGTCACGCGAAGATCCAGATGATGTACAAGTACGGCAGCCCCAACTTCGGCACGATGGTCGATTCCAACCGCTGGGTGCAGATGTACCAGTCGGAGAACCTGCCGTTCGTCGTGAACCAGTCGATCTGGTGGGAGGGCGAGACGCCGTACTCGGACGTCATCCTGCCCGCCTGCACCGTGTTCGAGCGCTGGGACATCGGCGAGTACTACAACGTGGGCGCGGGCTACGTGCACCACATGTTCTCGATGGTCAATCACCGCGTGGTGTCGCTGCAGCACAAGTGCATCGAACCGCTGGGCGAGTCGAAGTCCGACTACGACATCTTCCTGGCCGTGATCGAGCGCCTGGGGCTCGGCGCGATGTACTCGGAGGGCGGCAACACCGAACTGGACTGGTGCAAGCGCGTGTTCGATTCGTCCGACGTGGCCAAGCACACCACCTGGAAGGAGTTCCTGAAGAAGGGCTATTTCGTCGTGCCGGCCGACCCCGAGGACGCGCGCGCGCCCACGGCCAACCGCTGGTACTACGAGGGGCGGAAGAAGGACACCCCCGAGCCCTATCCGCTACCGGCGGACTACGTGGGCGATTTCGGCGAAGGACTGCAGACGACGTCCGGCAAGTTCGAGTTCCTGCCCGAGACGCTGAATCAGATCGACGACCCGGCGCGCCCGCCGCTCAACAAGTACCAGAAGAGCTACGAGAACGCCGAGGCCGAACCGGCGCTGGCGGACTTTCCGCTGCAACTGCTGACGCCGCACACGCGCTATCCGTTCCACATCATGGGTGACGACGAGGGCTGCACGCTGCAGGACATCCGCGAGCACCGCGTCACGGTGAACGGTCATTCCTACCTGGTGGCGCGCGTCAACCGCGAGGACGCTGAAGAACGAGGGGTCCAGGACGACGACCTGATCCGCCTCTGGAACCTCAGGGGCTCGGTGGTCTGCGCCGCTCAGGTCACGGACCGGCTGCGTCCCGGCGTGGTCAGCGCCTGCACCGGGTCGGCGCAGTACCGGCCCGTCGGGGAGCCCGGCAACTCGACCGACCTGGGCGGCTGCGTGAACATGCTCAATCCCAAGAAAACCATTACCGAGCAGGCCAGCGGCATGGCGCCCAACACGTCGCTGATCCAGTTCGAGAAATGGACCGGCGTCGATACCTGGCAACGGTCGGAGGCGGCGTGA
- the folD gene encoding bifunctional methylenetetrahydrofolate dehydrogenase/methenyltetrahydrofolate cyclohydrolase FolD — translation MTAQLIDGKAIASAIREEIRQTVIERLAEGHRAPALATVLVGADPASQVYVRNKRRACAGAGIASLDHNLPADTDEPTLLALIDEFNADPNVDGILVQLPLPERINSLNVIQRIDPGKDVDGFHPLTFGLLALRTPRLRPCTAVGVIRMLEKIGVDPKGKHCVVVGASNLVGRPLALELLLAGATVTVCHRFTTNLEQHVRQAEILCSAVGKPGVIPGGWIRDGAVVLDIGITRMSDGKLRGDVEFEAARKRAAWIAPVPGGVGPMTVAMLLQNTLDAAIFNTT, via the coding sequence ATGACCGCGCAACTGATTGACGGCAAGGCCATAGCGTCCGCGATCCGTGAGGAAATCCGGCAGACGGTCATCGAGCGGCTTGCCGAGGGCCACCGGGCGCCGGCGTTGGCCACGGTGCTGGTGGGAGCGGACCCGGCCTCGCAGGTTTACGTGCGGAACAAGCGGCGGGCCTGCGCCGGCGCCGGCATCGCGTCGCTGGATCACAACCTCCCGGCGGATACGGACGAGCCGACGCTGCTGGCCCTGATCGACGAATTCAACGCGGACCCGAACGTGGACGGCATCCTGGTGCAGCTGCCCCTGCCCGAGCGCATCAACTCGCTGAACGTCATCCAGCGCATCGACCCGGGCAAGGATGTGGACGGGTTTCATCCGCTGACCTTCGGACTGCTGGCGCTGCGCACGCCCCGATTGCGGCCCTGCACCGCGGTCGGGGTGATCCGCATGCTGGAGAAGATCGGCGTCGATCCGAAGGGGAAGCACTGCGTTGTGGTCGGCGCGTCGAACCTGGTGGGGCGCCCGCTGGCGCTGGAGCTGCTGCTGGCCGGCGCGACGGTCACGGTGTGCCACCGGTTCACGACCAACCTTGAGCAGCATGTCCGGCAGGCGGAAATCCTCTGCAGCGCCGTCGGCAAGCCGGGAGTTATTCCTGGCGGCTGGATACGCGACGGCGCCGTGGTGCTGGACATCGGCATTACGCGAATGAGCGACGGGAAGCTGCGTGGCGACGTAGAATTCGAGGCGGCGCGCAAGCGTGCGGCCTGGATTGCGCCGGTGCCGGGCGGAGTGGGGCCGATGACCGTCGCCATGCTGTTGCAGAACACGCTGGATGCCGCCATTTTCAACACGACGTAA
- a CDS encoding peptidyl-prolyl cis-trans isomerase has protein sequence MRYTRIPTPPGSEGVPPSAKARRLRSHVWAAALCVLALGAGAAGAQEPAEAEAEMDPFPRVRVETTAGAFTLELFANDAPLTVQQFLLLAGSRFYEGTIFHRVVQDFVIQGGGWSVDFQERLIDETLPNESGNGRSNVRGTIAMARTGDPHSAKNQFYINLQDNVALNPRPGRWGYAVFGQVVSGMEVVDEIGNRATGPGGPFDRDVPAAPVIIERVLRVTE, from the coding sequence ATGAGATATACGAGAATTCCAACCCCCCCTGGGAGCGAGGGCGTCCCGCCCTCGGCGAAGGCGAGACGCCTTCGCTCCCACGTGTGGGCCGCCGCGCTGTGCGTGCTGGCGCTGGGCGCCGGCGCCGCCGGCGCGCAGGAACCGGCCGAAGCGGAGGCGGAAATGGATCCCTTCCCGCGGGTGCGGGTGGAAACGACCGCGGGCGCCTTCACGCTGGAACTGTTCGCCAACGACGCCCCGCTCACGGTACAGCAGTTCCTGCTTCTGGCCGGCAGCCGCTTCTACGAAGGCACGATCTTCCATCGCGTGGTCCAGGACTTCGTGATCCAGGGCGGCGGATGGTCGGTGGATTTCCAGGAGCGCCTGATCGACGAAACCTTGCCCAACGAATCCGGCAACGGCCGCTCCAACGTGCGCGGCACGATCGCCATGGCCCGTACCGGCGATCCGCATTCGGCGAAAAACCAGTTCTACATCAATCTTCAGGACAACGTGGCGCTCAATCCGCGCCCGGGTCGCTGGGGATATGCCGTGTTCGGACAGGTAGTCAGCGGCATGGAGGTCGTGGACGAGATCGGGAACCGGGCCACCGGGCCGGGCGGCCCGTTCGATCGCGACGTGCCGGCGGCGCCGGTGATCATCGAACGGGTCCTGCGCGTGACTGAATGA
- a CDS encoding UDP-2,3-diacylglucosamine diphosphatase codes for MSTLFISDLHLDATRPAATQAFREFLKHRAAEAEALYILGDLFEAWVGDDDDDPHAGGIMDALAELTSDGVPAWFVHGNRDFLVGDGFCGRTGVTLLPETSVVNLGGENVLLMHGDSLCTDDHDYQEFRAMVRDPKWQAQFLALPLAARRALATQARDASRISTGGKPMEIMDVNADAVAEAMRASGVRRFIHGHTHRPDVHEFELDGDPATRIVLGDWFERGWALEHDGSEFRLGAFDL; via the coding sequence ATGAGCACCCTTTTCATCTCCGATCTCCACCTGGACGCCACCCGACCCGCCGCAACCCAAGCCTTCCGCGAATTCCTGAAGCATCGCGCCGCCGAAGCGGAGGCGCTCTATATCCTGGGCGATCTCTTCGAGGCCTGGGTGGGCGACGACGACGACGATCCGCACGCCGGCGGGATCATGGACGCGCTGGCGGAACTGACTTCAGACGGGGTCCCGGCGTGGTTCGTGCACGGCAACCGGGACTTCCTGGTTGGGGACGGCTTTTGCGGCCGCACGGGCGTGACGCTGCTTCCGGAAACCAGCGTCGTGAACCTGGGCGGAGAAAACGTGCTCCTGATGCACGGCGACAGCCTGTGCACCGACGATCATGACTACCAGGAGTTTCGCGCCATGGTCCGCGATCCGAAGTGGCAGGCGCAGTTCCTGGCCCTGCCGCTGGCCGCCAGGCGTGCGCTGGCCACCCAGGCGCGTGACGCCAGCCGCATTTCAACCGGCGGCAAGCCGATGGAGATCATGGACGTCAACGCGGACGCGGTGGCCGAGGCGATGCGCGCGAGCGGAGTGCGGCGGTTCATTCACGGCCACACGCACCGTCCCGACGTGCACGAATTCGAACTGGACGGCGACCCCGCCACTCGGATCGTTCTGGGCGACTGGTTCGAGCGCGGCTGGGCGCTGGAACACGACGGGAGCGAGTTCCGGCTGGGGGCGTTCGACCTCTAG
- the purF gene encoding amidophosphoribosyltransferase yields the protein MCGIVGLMGHGAAAPEIYDALIMLQHRGQDAAGILTDDEGMCRKRRARGLVRETFRTRHMQNLRGSAGLGHVRYPTAGSDKNSETQPFFVNSPYGIALAHNGNLTNAHELAGEMRQRDRRYLNTDSDSELLLNVFAHELLRTSRRTMDAEAVFRAVRGVHKRCKGAYSVVCMILGFGLVAFRDPYGIRPMVVGRRESKQGPEYLVASESVALQQLGFELERDVMPGEAWVFPYGEEAVTRQCAARTQYTPCIFEYVYFARPDSLMDRISVHKARLRMGERLVEKIQREHDTSDVDVVIPIPDTSRTSAMEVANRLNVKYREGFIKNRYIGRTFIMPGQDERKRSVRQKLNPINLEFRGKNVLLVDDSIVRGTTSRQIVEMSREAGARKVYFASAAPPVRYQNVYGIDMPAPEELIAANRTVEEVEERIGADWLVYQDLGDLISAVNFRRAEITGFDVSCFNGQYVTGGVDGKLLRRVARERADKVRAKRKSRKRKARKAARVAGAEPVAAARPPKMAELPALEVESS from the coding sequence ATGTGCGGGATCGTCGGCCTGATGGGTCACGGCGCGGCGGCGCCGGAAATTTACGACGCGCTCATCATGCTCCAGCACCGCGGCCAGGACGCCGCCGGCATCCTGACCGACGACGAGGGCATGTGCCGCAAGCGCCGCGCCCGCGGACTCGTGCGCGAGACGTTCCGCACCCGCCACATGCAGAACCTGCGGGGCTCGGCCGGCCTGGGCCATGTGCGCTATCCGACCGCCGGGTCCGACAAGAACTCCGAAACCCAGCCGTTCTTCGTCAACAGCCCGTACGGGATCGCCCTGGCGCACAACGGCAATCTGACCAATGCGCACGAGCTGGCCGGCGAGATGCGCCAGCGCGACCGCCGCTATCTCAATACCGATTCCGACAGCGAGCTGCTGCTGAACGTGTTTGCCCACGAACTCCTGCGCACTTCGCGCCGGACGATGGACGCCGAGGCCGTGTTCCGCGCGGTGCGCGGCGTGCACAAGCGCTGCAAGGGCGCCTACTCGGTCGTCTGCATGATCCTGGGCTTCGGGCTGGTCGCCTTCCGCGATCCCTACGGCATCCGGCCGATGGTCGTCGGCCGGCGGGAAAGCAAGCAGGGACCGGAATACCTGGTGGCTTCGGAAAGCGTTGCCCTGCAGCAGCTCGGCTTCGAACTGGAGCGCGACGTGATGCCGGGCGAGGCCTGGGTCTTTCCCTACGGCGAGGAAGCGGTGACCCGCCAGTGCGCGGCCCGCACGCAATACACGCCCTGCATCTTCGAATACGTCTATTTCGCCCGCCCGGACTCGCTCATGGACCGCATTTCGGTGCACAAGGCGCGCCTGCGTATGGGCGAGCGCCTGGTGGAGAAGATCCAGCGCGAACACGACACCAGCGACGTGGACGTTGTGATTCCGATCCCGGACACCAGCCGCACCAGCGCCATGGAAGTCGCGAACCGGCTGAACGTCAAGTACCGGGAGGGCTTCATCAAGAACCGCTATATCGGCCGCACCTTCATCATGCCGGGCCAGGACGAGCGCAAGCGCTCGGTGCGCCAGAAGCTCAACCCCATCAACCTGGAATTCCGCGGCAAGAACGTGCTGCTGGTGGACGATTCCATAGTGCGCGGCACCACCTCGCGGCAGATCGTCGAGATGTCGCGCGAGGCGGGCGCCAGGAAGGTGTACTTCGCCTCGGCCGCCCCGCCGGTCCGCTACCAGAACGTTTACGGCATCGACATGCCGGCGCCGGAAGAGTTGATCGCGGCCAACCGCACGGTGGAGGAAGTCGAGGAGAGAATCGGCGCCGACTGGCTGGTTTACCAGGACCTGGGCGATCTGATCTCGGCGGTCAACTTCCGGCGTGCCGAGATCACGGGTTTCGACGTTTCATGCTTCAACGGCCAGTACGTGACCGGCGGCGTGGACGGCAAGCTGCTCCGCCGGGTCGCCCGGGAGCGAGCGGACAAGGTGCGGGCCAAGCGCAAGTCGCGCAAGCGGAAAGCCAGGAAGGCCGCGCGGGTGGCCGGCGCCGAACCGGTGGCCGCCGCCCGGCCGCCGAAGATGGCCGAGCTGCCCGCCCTCGAAGTCGAAAGCAGCTAG
- a CDS encoding CvpA family protein, with protein MVPRTRLWRAGRERAGRRPDSASGTRGPLRLKGRRRFGGCRTGSARAQRFRFGLGERTAVTLFDWIVVVIFISAAWLGMKRGFLSAALSLATWVAGVFLAFAFGDMVVATLLSGWPAKIEIWLANNPLAGAIFRGPSVAESVALWAARLGVLVVVLVIGSTLAGLASRAVENSVLASANRALGVLLGAAKGWLIAGGLLLLCIHVGPETWVQDSMSLPFLEPVSDALSLLLKALGGR; from the coding sequence ATGGTGCCGCGAACAAGGCTATGGCGTGCAGGTCGTGAGCGGGCAGGACGGCGGCCGGACTCTGCATCGGGTACGCGTGGGCCCCTACGCCTCAAGGGGCGACGCCGATTCGGCGGTTGCCGAACTGGCTCTGCTCGGGCGCAGCGGTTTCGTTTCGGACTGGGAGAACGCACCGCCGTGACCCTGTTCGACTGGATCGTCGTGGTGATTTTCATTTCCGCAGCCTGGCTCGGAATGAAACGCGGTTTCCTGTCCGCCGCCCTGAGCCTTGCGACCTGGGTTGCGGGCGTGTTTCTGGCCTTTGCCTTCGGCGACATGGTCGTGGCCACGCTGCTGTCCGGATGGCCGGCGAAGATCGAGATCTGGCTCGCGAACAATCCGCTCGCCGGCGCAATATTTCGCGGTCCGTCGGTCGCCGAGTCCGTGGCGCTCTGGGCGGCCAGGCTGGGCGTGCTCGTGGTCGTGCTCGTGATTGGCTCGACCTTGGCGGGCCTGGCTTCCAGGGCCGTGGAAAACAGCGTGCTGGCTTCCGCGAATCGCGCCTTGGGCGTATTATTGGGTGCAGCCAAAGGCTGGCTGATTGCAGGTGGACTTCTGCTCTTGTGCATACACGTGGGGCCCGAGACCTGGGTGCAGGATTCGATGAGCCTGCCTTTCCTTGAACCGGTCAGCGACGCCCTGAGCCTGCTGCTCAAGGCACTGGGTGGCCGCTGA
- the aroC gene encoding chorismate synthase yields the protein MSGNTIGRLFSVTTYGESHGLALGAIVDGCPPGMELCEADIQGDLDRRRPGRSRHTSQRKEADQVRILSGVFEGVTTGTPIGLMIENTDQRPRDYSAIKDKFRPGHADFSYQQKYGIRDYRGGGRASARETAMRVAGGAIARKYLSERAGITIYGYVAQLGPIRLECPNPEIINDNPFFCGDPGRLKELESFMDELRLAGDSIGARINVCARGVPPGLGEPVFDKLESVIAHALMSINAVKGVEFGAGFAAVEQRGSEHRDEIAPGGFLKNDAGGTLGGISSGQDLLVSIAMKPTSSIRKKGATVTRGGAATDISTGGRHDPCVGLRATPIAEAMLAITLMDHYLRDRAQCGDVDRQATSTAASARPAAAARTAGS from the coding sequence ATGTCCGGCAACACCATAGGACGCCTGTTCAGCGTCACGACTTACGGCGAGAGCCACGGCCTGGCGCTGGGCGCCATCGTGGACGGCTGCCCGCCCGGCATGGAATTGTGCGAGGCGGACATACAGGGCGACCTGGACCGGCGGCGCCCCGGGCGCTCGCGCCATACTTCGCAGCGCAAGGAGGCGGACCAGGTGCGGATCCTGTCTGGGGTCTTCGAGGGCGTAACCACCGGAACGCCGATCGGGCTGATGATCGAGAACACCGATCAGCGCCCCCGCGATTACTCGGCCATCAAGGACAAGTTCCGTCCCGGACACGCCGATTTCAGTTACCAGCAGAAGTACGGCATTCGCGACTACCGCGGAGGGGGACGCGCGTCCGCACGGGAGACGGCCATGCGGGTCGCCGGCGGAGCGATCGCCCGCAAGTACCTGAGCGAGCGGGCGGGCATCACGATTTACGGCTACGTGGCGCAGCTCGGGCCGATCCGGCTGGAGTGCCCGAACCCCGAGATCATCAACGACAACCCGTTCTTCTGCGGCGACCCCGGCCGGCTGAAGGAACTGGAGTCGTTCATGGACGAACTGAGGCTGGCCGGCGACTCGATCGGCGCGCGGATCAACGTCTGCGCCCGCGGAGTGCCGCCCGGGCTCGGCGAACCCGTGTTCGACAAGCTCGAGTCCGTGATCGCGCACGCGCTGATGAGCATCAACGCGGTCAAGGGCGTGGAATTCGGCGCCGGCTTCGCGGCCGTCGAACAGCGCGGTTCGGAACATCGCGACGAGATTGCGCCGGGCGGCTTCCTGAAGAACGACGCCGGGGGCACGCTGGGCGGCATATCGTCCGGACAGGACCTGCTGGTGAGCATCGCGATGAAGCCCACCTCCAGCATCCGCAAAAAGGGCGCCACGGTTACCCGCGGCGGCGCGGCCACCGATATCAGCACCGGCGGGCGCCACGATCCCTGCGTGGGGCTGCGCGCCACTCCGATCGCGGAAGCGATGCTGGCGATCACGCTGATGGACCATTACCTTCGCGACCGCGCGCAATGCGGCGACGTCGATCGGCAGGCGACCTCGACTGCCGCGAGCGCTCGCCCCGCCGCCGCGGCGCGGACCGCGGGAAGCTGA
- a CDS encoding aspartate-semialdehyde dehydrogenase — MNGYNVAVVGATGLVGETMMQILAQREFPVDRLHAVASERSVGKIVEFGERQVAVEALNDFDFSGVHFALFSAGAGTAIEHAPRAAAQGAIVIDNSSAFRYDDGVPLVVPEVNPSALAECRERGIVANPNCSTIQLVVALKPLYDAIGIQRISVATYQAVSGAGRRAMEDLVRHTADMMAGKGRPEEPADAEEAEPPANGGQLPAASAPSAAFNAVPHIDDFQANGYTKEEMKMVWETRKILGDEELRISATAVRVPVFFGHSEVVSVELTRKVAVEEALRLFRAARGVVVMSQDRAGGYPTPGIDASRSDAVFVGRVREDISHEQGLSFWVVADNVRKGAALNAVQIAELLIRDDASG, encoded by the coding sequence ATGAACGGCTACAACGTCGCTGTGGTCGGCGCCACAGGGCTGGTGGGCGAGACCATGATGCAGATCCTCGCGCAGCGCGAGTTCCCCGTGGACCGGCTTCACGCGGTCGCCAGCGAACGTTCGGTCGGCAAGATCGTGGAATTCGGCGAACGCCAGGTCGCGGTTGAGGCGCTCAATGACTTCGACTTCTCCGGCGTGCATTTCGCACTGTTCTCGGCCGGCGCGGGAACCGCGATCGAGCATGCGCCGCGCGCCGCCGCGCAGGGAGCGATCGTGATCGACAACTCGTCGGCGTTCCGCTATGACGACGGCGTGCCGCTGGTCGTGCCCGAGGTCAATCCGTCGGCGCTCGCCGAATGCCGCGAGCGCGGCATCGTGGCCAATCCGAACTGCTCCACGATCCAGCTCGTCGTTGCGCTGAAGCCCCTGTACGACGCCATCGGCATCCAGCGGATCAGCGTGGCCACCTACCAGGCGGTTTCCGGCGCCGGGCGCCGGGCGATGGAGGACCTGGTCAGGCACACTGCCGACATGATGGCCGGCAAGGGCCGCCCGGAAGAGCCTGCCGACGCCGAGGAGGCGGAGCCGCCCGCCAACGGGGGACAGCTTCCCGCCGCATCGGCGCCGAGCGCGGCGTTCAACGCGGTGCCGCACATCGACGATTTTCAGGCCAACGGCTATACCAAGGAAGAAATGAAGATGGTCTGGGAGACCCGCAAGATCCTGGGCGACGAAGAACTGCGGATCAGCGCCACGGCCGTGCGCGTGCCCGTGTTCTTCGGACATTCCGAGGTCGTCAGCGTGGAGCTGACGCGCAAGGTCGCCGTCGAGGAAGCGCTCAGGCTGTTTCGGGCCGCCCGCGGGGTGGTCGTCATGAGCCAGGACCGGGCCGGCGGCTACCCCACTCCCGGGATCGACGCCAGCCGGTCGGACGCCGTGTTCGTGGGCCGGGTGCGCGAGGACATCTCGCACGAGCAGGGCCTCAGTTTCTGGGTTGTGGCGGACAACGTGCGCAAGGGAGCCGCGCTCAACGCCGTGCAGATCGCAGAGCTCCTGATTCGCGACGACGCATCGGGTTAG
- the truA gene encoding tRNA pseudouridine(38-40) synthase TruA, which yields MTRARLALGVEYDGSGFHGWQSQSGSTNVQDAVNRALSRVADEEVRCMGSGRTDAGVHAIEQVAHFETSARRSPRDWLFGANTYLPDDVNLLWVREVPGDFHARHSALSRTYAYLILNRSVRSALERNRAWLIRDPLDDEAMNRAAQALAGEHDFSSFRAADCQARSPVRRVMDIRVRRSGQRVWIICRANGFLQRMVRNIAGSLALVGRGREAAAWIAGILEARSREAAGPAAPSQGLYLQRIDYPPDLLPERNRVGLERLLPIPEDI from the coding sequence ATGACCCGCGCGCGGCTCGCCCTGGGAGTGGAATACGACGGCAGCGGTTTCCACGGCTGGCAGTCGCAAAGCGGCAGCACCAATGTTCAGGACGCCGTCAACCGGGCGCTCAGCCGGGTGGCCGACGAAGAGGTGCGATGCATGGGCTCCGGGCGGACCGACGCCGGTGTTCACGCCATCGAACAGGTCGCTCATTTCGAGACCAGCGCCCGGCGGAGTCCGCGCGACTGGCTGTTCGGCGCCAATACCTATCTGCCCGACGACGTCAACCTGCTCTGGGTTCGCGAAGTGCCGGGCGATTTCCATGCGCGCCACTCGGCGCTCTCGCGCACGTACGCCTACCTGATCCTGAACCGCAGCGTGCGCTCGGCGCTGGAACGCAATCGCGCCTGGCTGATCCGGGACCCGCTGGACGACGAGGCGATGAACCGCGCGGCGCAGGCGCTGGCCGGCGAGCACGACTTCAGTTCGTTTCGGGCCGCCGATTGCCAGGCCCGGTCGCCGGTGCGCAGGGTCATGGACATCCGGGTGCGCCGTAGCGGGCAACGCGTATGGATCATTTGCCGGGCAAACGGCTTCCTGCAGCGCATGGTGAGGAACATCGCCGGCTCGCTGGCGCTCGTCGGGCGCGGCCGCGAGGCGGCCGCCTGGATTGCCGGGATTCTCGAGGCGCGCAGCCGGGAGGCCGCGGGTCCGGCCGCGCCTTCCCAGGGCCTGTACCTTCAACGGATCGACTACCCGCCGGACCTGCTGCCTGAACGCAACCGGGTTGGCCTCGAAAGGCTTCTCCCGATTCCGGAAGACATTTAG